The Montipora capricornis isolate CH-2021 chromosome 3, ASM3666992v2, whole genome shotgun sequence genome window below encodes:
- the LOC138041071 gene encoding uncharacterized protein → MTTHILSCEKQLIPCSDCGIFTTREKLTHHLAELCSYTTISCPLGCGEIMPSCHVTLHLSQCGEKAVQCAVSGCHAIFRRKDNEKHVTTAASSHMVLQTGEVQQLRRIIFLKSFDKTPVIRLQEGSTSAFKWEVGQFRNYVNSTIASTCFVSAERHRWRGICENSALYIQLQSSVHPVTAKIRVVPLNGREEAVSVPITVIKEGEMVKAGSDNLTTSWFNNNLLKVKFIITSYNYE, encoded by the exons ATGACCACGCACATCTTGTCCTGCGAGAAGCAGCTGATTCCCTGCTCAGACTGTGGAATATTCACGACAAGAGAAAAGCTAACGCACCACCTCGCTGAGCTGTGCTCCTATACGACTATTTCTTGTCCTCTTGGATGTGGGGAGATAATGCCAAG TTGTCATGTTACTCTTCATCTCAGCCAATGTGGAGAAAAGGCTGTACAGTGCGCTGTCAGTGGATGCCACGCGATCTTCCGGAGGAAGGACAACGAAAAGCACGTGACTACTGCCGCATCGAGTCACATGGTTCTCCAGACCGGAGAGGTGCAGCAGCTGCGTCGAATTATTTTCCTCAAG AGCTTCGACAAGACCCCCGTAATACGATTACAAGAGGGGAGCACATCCGCATTTAAATGGGAAGTTGGCCAGTTCAGAAATTATGTCAACTCGACCATTGCCAGCACATGTTTTGTCTCTGCTGAAAGACACAGGTGGAGAGGCATATGCGAAAACTCCGCTCTTTACATTCAACTGCAATCATCAGTACACCCTGTGACTGCAAAGATCAG GGTAGTTCCGTTAAACGGCAGGGAAGAAGCAGTTTCTGTACCCATTACAGTCATAAAGGAAGGGGAGATGGTGAAGGCTGGTAGCGACAACCTTACTACCTCCTGGTTTAACAACAActtattaaaagtaaaatttatcATTACAAGCTACAATTACGAGTAA
- the LOC138041993 gene encoding uncharacterized protein: MLRAFGQVFSHFTLLFCPINRRCSGCRKRRSLRTNTLFEEFPKVALATLLKAIYYFTQDDPQHRMVRALEINASLTSKICRRLQDICSVDLQIRPFIPFGGPGTVVKCDESKFNHKPKYNRGRRAASQAWVFGVVSAEYTPARGYFQVVERRDAATLLPIIQRCLLPGTIVHSDDWAAYNRLIGLQNVRAHEVVVHAHNFVDPRTGVHTQEVESAWGQLKLGRNRRKGLRRQDLQSYLDERMWRQWRGGSYAVIMRNFLAVLPLQFPTDTPVL, encoded by the exons atgttgcgggCGTTTGGTCAGGTCtttagtcatttcacgttgttgttttgcccaATTAACAGGCGCTGCAGCGGATGCCGTAAAAGAAGAAGTCTTAGGACCAATACTCTTTTTGAAGAGTTCCCTAAGGTAGCTCTAGCCACCCTCCTCAAGGCCATATACTATTTCACTCAAGATGACCCACAGCATAGAATGGTGAGAGCTCTTGAAATTAATGCTTCTCTGACGTCGAAGATATGCAGACGACTTCAAGATATCTGTTCTGTGGACCTACAAATCAGACCATTCATTCCATTCGGAGGTCCTGGAACTGTGGTTAAGTGCGATGAGAGCAAGTTCAACCACAAGCCTAAG TACAACAGGGGAAGAAGAGCTGCAAGTCAAGCGTGGGTTTTTGGTGTGGTATCGGCAGAATATACTCCAGCAAGAGGCTATTTCCAAGTTGTGGAGAGAAGAGATGCGGCCACTCTGCTGCCCATCATACAGAGGTGCCTTCTTCCAGGCACTATAGTGCACTCAGACGACTGGGCTGCCTACAATCGATTGATCGGGCTGCAAAACGTTAGAGCACATGAAGTCGTTGTCCATGCTCATAATTTTGTTGATCCACGAACTGGCGTGCATACCCAGGAAGTGGAATCAGCTTGGGGCCAACTAAAACTTGGTCGCAATAGGAGGAAAGGGTTGAGGAGACAAGATCTCCAATCCTACCTGGACGAGAGAATGTGGCGGCAATGGAGAGGTGGTAGTTATGCTGTGATAATGCGCaattttttagccgttttgCCTCTGCAATTTCCCACGGACACTCCAGTTCTCTAA